The Gracilimonas sp. genome includes a region encoding these proteins:
- a CDS encoding TolC family protein — translation MSKYIKTMLLIGTLVLAAGCASERTVLQAPSESTLIEHESEDYSSQILNRNLNSSANSIAIGDTLSYRTALAKTLLENPGLQSYAWQVRVKEAERIQAALLPNPELEAEMENFGGTGPFEGYDSRETTIRLSQKVLLGADRMKRKRLAGLTTELAEWDYETQRLNTLTGLTQAYTSALEAQLQWEQQKELLDVARQFYESVSAQVEAGKVSKLEQTKAQVELSRARIDLENRRNAMQSAFTTLASFWGSDQVSFMALSGELEMPDSIPDYQYVAEFIERNPDVARWTTEIQQREASLSYERSKAIPDIKISGGYRWMEDLGAEAALVGVSIPLPFFDRNQGNVKAARYELNRAETVRESARIEVQKALQNSYNKLQAALYEAEQLQAEVLPGAQTAYEAAQIGYRQGKFDFLEVLDAQRTLFTSRTRYVQALAELNRAIAHVERLIGTPLNEISTN, via the coding sequence ATGTCAAAATATATCAAAACGATGCTGCTCATCGGCACGCTCGTGCTTGCTGCCGGTTGCGCCAGCGAACGAACGGTACTTCAAGCACCATCTGAAAGCACGCTTATAGAACATGAATCCGAGGACTATTCTTCTCAGATTCTAAACAGAAATTTAAACTCTTCGGCCAATTCGATTGCCATTGGCGACACGCTGAGCTATCGAACGGCACTGGCTAAAACGCTCCTCGAAAACCCCGGTCTGCAAAGTTATGCCTGGCAAGTTCGGGTTAAGGAAGCCGAGCGCATTCAAGCTGCTTTGTTGCCCAATCCGGAATTGGAAGCCGAAATGGAAAACTTTGGAGGAACCGGCCCTTTTGAAGGCTATGATTCCAGGGAAACCACGATAAGGCTCAGCCAAAAAGTTCTCTTAGGGGCTGATCGGATGAAACGGAAACGACTGGCCGGTTTAACTACTGAGCTCGCCGAGTGGGATTACGAAACCCAGCGTTTAAATACGCTCACCGGACTCACACAAGCTTATACGTCCGCTTTGGAAGCCCAACTGCAATGGGAGCAACAAAAAGAGTTATTAGATGTTGCCCGACAATTTTATGAAAGCGTGTCGGCACAAGTCGAAGCCGGGAAAGTTTCAAAACTGGAGCAGACCAAAGCCCAGGTTGAACTCTCTCGTGCACGCATAGATCTGGAAAACAGGCGCAATGCGATGCAATCCGCTTTTACCACACTGGCCTCATTTTGGGGAAGTGATCAGGTTTCGTTTATGGCACTGTCAGGCGAATTAGAGATGCCGGATTCTATTCCAGACTACCAATACGTGGCCGAATTTATAGAGCGAAACCCAGATGTTGCTCGCTGGACTACCGAGATTCAGCAACGGGAAGCTTCCCTTTCGTATGAGCGATCCAAAGCCATTCCTGATATAAAAATCAGCGGCGGGTATCGCTGGATGGAAGATCTTGGAGCCGAAGCTGCTTTAGTAGGTGTCTCCATACCTCTTCCATTTTTTGACCGCAACCAAGGGAATGTAAAGGCGGCTCGTTATGAGCTCAACCGTGCGGAAACGGTGCGGGAGTCTGCCAGAATTGAGGTGCAAAAAGCCCTTCAAAATAGCTATAACAAGTTACAGGCTGCTTTATATGAGGCCGAGCAACTTCAAGCTGAAGTCTTACCCGGAGCCCAAACAGCCTATGAAGCTGCCCAAATCGGCTACCGGCAGGGAAAGTTTGATTTCCTGGAAGTTCTGGATGCCCAGCGAACTTTATTTACCAGCCGGACCCGCTACGTACAAGCGCTGGCTGAACTGAACCGTGCCATTGCACATGTAGAGCGACTGATAGGCACGCCCTTGAATGAAATTTCTACCAACTAA